One Verrucomicrobiaceae bacterium genomic window carries:
- a CDS encoding CCA tRNA nucleotidyltransferase: MREVAIQIIEKLHAAGHTALLAGGCVRDMLLGREAKDYDVATSARPEQVVALFPGSKTVGAHFGVVVVRAGKSDFVEVATFRSDGSYSDGRRPDSVVFSTPEIDAQRRDFTINGLFFDPVAKKVIDYVGGENDLRVGLLRAIGVAAQRFEEDRLRLLRAVRFATVLGFDMEDSTWHSVCGLAEKITSVSIERVREEFSKIMLHENRVRGFDLLVGSGLMQHILPEILILQGCEQPPQFHPEGDVFVHTRMMLGLLPAKVSLPLVMSVLLHDIAKPATQTRDADTGRIRFNGHDKLGAQMTDVIMRRMKFPNDVIEPTVVAVEHHMTFMEVKKMRTATLKRMLSRPTIDDELALHRVDCLGSNGRLDNYEFMLSKREEFANAPLVPPRLINGADLIRLGWHAGPAMGRLLNTLQTLQLDGELQTKEQALAWITANAPVAGVFEE, encoded by the coding sequence ATGAGAGAGGTCGCGATTCAGATTATTGAGAAACTTCATGCTGCCGGGCACACTGCGTTGCTGGCGGGTGGTTGTGTGCGGGATATGCTGCTGGGGCGGGAGGCGAAGGATTATGACGTAGCCACCAGTGCGAGGCCGGAGCAGGTCGTGGCGCTTTTTCCGGGCTCGAAGACGGTTGGGGCGCATTTCGGTGTCGTCGTTGTGCGGGCGGGGAAATCGGATTTTGTCGAGGTCGCGACGTTTCGCAGTGATGGCAGCTATTCGGATGGTCGGAGGCCGGATAGCGTGGTTTTCTCCACGCCGGAGATAGATGCCCAACGCCGTGATTTCACGATCAATGGGCTGTTTTTCGATCCTGTGGCCAAAAAGGTCATCGACTATGTGGGCGGTGAGAATGATCTGCGAGTGGGGCTGCTGCGGGCGATCGGAGTGGCGGCGCAGCGCTTTGAGGAGGATCGGCTGCGGCTGCTGCGGGCGGTGCGTTTTGCGACGGTGCTGGGTTTTGATATGGAGGACTCGACTTGGCACTCGGTGTGTGGTTTGGCGGAAAAAATCACCAGTGTGAGCATCGAGCGTGTGCGTGAGGAGTTTAGCAAAATCATGCTGCATGAGAATCGGGTGCGTGGTTTTGACCTGCTGGTGGGCTCTGGGCTGATGCAGCATATTTTGCCAGAGATTCTGATACTCCAGGGATGCGAGCAGCCACCGCAGTTTCACCCGGAGGGGGATGTGTTTGTGCATACTCGGATGATGCTGGGGCTGCTGCCTGCGAAGGTGAGTCTGCCGCTGGTGATGAGTGTGCTGCTGCATGACATCGCCAAGCCAGCGACGCAGACGCGGGATGCGGATACGGGCCGTATCCGCTTCAATGGGCATGATAAGCTGGGGGCGCAGATGACGGATGTGATCATGCGCCGGATGAAATTCCCCAATGACGTGATCGAGCCCACGGTGGTGGCTGTGGAGCATCACATGACCTTTATGGAGGTGAAAAAGATGCGGACGGCGACGCTGAAACGCATGCTAAGTCGTCCCACCATCGACGATGAGCTGGCGCTGCACCGGGTGGACTGCCTGGGGAGCAATGGGCGGCTGGATAATTACGAGTTTATGCTCTCGAAACGGGAGGAGTTCGCCAATGCGCCGCTGGTGCCGCCGCGCTTGATCAATGGGGCGGATTTGATCCGACTGGGCTGGCACGCTGGCCCGGCGATGGGGCGACTCCTGAACACCCTCCAAACCCTCCAACTCGACGGCGAACTCCAAACCAAAGAGCAGGCGCTAGCGTGGATCACAGCGAATGCGCCTGTTGCCGGTGTGTTTGAGGAGTGA
- a CDS encoding DUF1501 domain-containing protein: protein MVSPHPVHPFSRREVIQAGAVGLLGLGMNHLTALQAMAQPVARPARAKSVIYIFLSGGLAQQESFDMKPDAPMEVRGEFKPIRTRTPGTHICEHLPHLARISEKWSLVRSLTHGSSDHSLGHHVMLTGRSDAPLGFDPSRPKKSDHPSIAALATALLPRRKDNLPPAIVLPDKLVHRTGRTLAGQFGGMLGSQHDPWFLEMSPYHPEHYGAFPQYLFHHERGFETDASMRFQAPHLSLPQGLSLDRVLDRVSLRDSLENQADNLAQLAGDVSFDTYRSAAVSLLGNRKVHDAFSLEKVDPKWLDRYGRHSFGWSLLMARRLVDSGVRMIQVNLGNNESWDTHQAAWRNLKNYLLPPMDQAVSALIEDLDASGQLDETLIVMGSEFGRTPRISSISKTALPGRDHWGHVQSVLLAGGGIRGGRVIGSSDRVAGYPASDPQTPENLAATIYEALGLPRETIWKDFTGRPHTLYMGSPITGLV from the coding sequence ATGGTTTCTCCGCATCCAGTTCATCCGTTTTCACGCCGGGAGGTGATCCAGGCGGGCGCGGTGGGGCTTTTGGGATTGGGGATGAATCATCTCACAGCCTTGCAGGCGATGGCGCAGCCCGTGGCACGGCCTGCACGGGCGAAATCGGTGATCTACATCTTCCTTTCCGGTGGGTTGGCGCAGCAGGAGAGCTTCGATATGAAGCCGGATGCGCCGATGGAGGTGCGCGGCGAGTTTAAGCCGATACGCACTCGCACGCCGGGCACGCACATTTGTGAGCATCTGCCGCACTTGGCCCGCATCTCGGAAAAGTGGTCGCTGGTGCGGTCACTCACGCATGGCAGCAGTGATCACTCTTTGGGCCATCATGTGATGCTCACGGGGCGTAGTGATGCGCCGTTGGGCTTCGATCCGTCGCGTCCGAAGAAGTCGGATCATCCCAGCATCGCCGCGCTGGCGACGGCGCTGCTGCCACGGCGGAAGGATAATCTGCCGCCTGCGATCGTGCTGCCGGATAAGCTGGTGCACCGCACGGGGCGGACGCTGGCAGGGCAGTTCGGCGGGATGCTGGGCTCACAGCATGATCCGTGGTTCTTGGAGATGTCGCCGTATCACCCGGAGCACTATGGGGCCTTTCCACAGTATTTGTTTCACCATGAGCGTGGCTTTGAGACGGATGCGAGCATGCGTTTTCAGGCTCCGCATCTGTCACTGCCGCAGGGGCTCTCATTGGATCGTGTGCTAGACCGTGTGTCGCTGCGTGATTCATTGGAAAATCAGGCCGATAATCTGGCGCAGCTCGCTGGGGATGTGTCTTTTGACACGTATCGGAGCGCGGCGGTATCGCTGCTGGGGAATCGTAAGGTGCATGACGCTTTCAGCTTGGAAAAAGTCGATCCGAAGTGGCTGGATCGTTATGGGCGGCACAGTTTCGGCTGGTCGCTGCTGATGGCGCGGCGGCTGGTGGATAGTGGGGTGCGTATGATCCAGGTGAATCTGGGTAATAACGAGAGCTGGGACACGCATCAGGCGGCGTGGCGGAATCTGAAGAACTATCTGCTACCGCCGATGGACCAGGCCGTGTCTGCGCTGATCGAGGATCTGGATGCCAGTGGTCAGCTCGATGAGACGCTGATCGTGATGGGCAGCGAATTTGGCCGCACGCCGCGTATTTCGAGCATTTCGAAGACGGCGCTGCCAGGACGTGATCACTGGGGGCATGTGCAGAGTGTGCTGCTGGCTGGCGGGGGCATCCGTGGAGGACGTGTCATCGGTAGCAGTGATCGAGTGGCCGGTTATCCGGCGAGTGATCCGCAGACGCCGGAAAATCTAGCCGCGACGATCTATGAGGCACTCGGTCTGCCGCGTGAGACGATCTGGAAGGACTTCACAGGTCGTCCGCATACGCTTTACATGGGCTCACCGATCACGGGGCTGGTTTGA
- a CDS encoding 1-deoxy-D-xylulose-5-phosphate reductoisomerase, producing the protein MPSPAPRRVLLLGSTGSIGTSALKVARDIPDRMQIAGLAAHSSVDALIEQVRQTGVKQVALTDEAAAAKARSLLPADVVLHVGARGLVDLVNACEADMVLVAIVGTAGLAPALAAIERGMHLAVASKEILVMAGEAVTEAAKRRKVDILPVDSEHNAIFQCLEGHRHSQVRRILLTASGGPFRQLPADQLPSVTVAQALKHPTWSMGRKITIDSATLFNKGLEMIEARWLFDVPMSQIEVVVHPQSIIHSMVEFTDNSVIAQLSHSDMCFPIQYAVTWPDRVPNNLKPLDFAQLAALTFEAPRTQDFPALDLARHAGSTGGTLPAVLNAANEIAVAAFLEEKISFPSIWRIVERTMSAHSTTAHPSLDQIIAADTWAREHASSLL; encoded by the coding sequence ATGCCTTCGCCAGCTCCACGTCGCGTTTTGCTCCTCGGCTCCACCGGGTCCATCGGCACCAGTGCGCTCAAAGTAGCTCGTGACATCCCGGATCGCATGCAGATCGCCGGTTTGGCCGCCCACAGCAGTGTGGATGCCCTCATCGAGCAAGTCCGCCAGACCGGCGTGAAGCAAGTCGCCCTCACGGACGAGGCCGCGGCGGCCAAAGCACGCTCGCTGCTCCCTGCGGATGTCGTTTTGCACGTCGGAGCCCGGGGCCTCGTCGATCTGGTGAACGCCTGCGAGGCCGACATGGTCCTCGTCGCCATCGTCGGCACCGCCGGGCTCGCACCCGCGCTAGCCGCCATCGAGCGCGGCATGCACCTCGCCGTAGCGAGCAAAGAAATCCTCGTCATGGCCGGCGAAGCCGTCACGGAGGCTGCGAAGCGCCGGAAGGTGGACATCCTGCCCGTGGACAGTGAGCACAATGCCATCTTTCAGTGCCTCGAAGGCCATCGCCACAGTCAGGTGCGCCGCATCCTGCTCACCGCCAGTGGGGGCCCATTTCGCCAATTGCCCGCAGATCAGCTCCCTAGTGTGACCGTCGCCCAGGCGCTGAAGCATCCCACGTGGAGCATGGGGCGAAAGATCACCATCGACAGCGCCACGCTCTTCAACAAAGGCCTGGAAATGATCGAGGCACGCTGGCTCTTTGATGTTCCGATGAGCCAAATCGAAGTCGTCGTGCATCCCCAGAGCATCATCCACAGCATGGTCGAGTTCACGGACAACAGCGTCATCGCCCAGCTCAGTCACAGCGACATGTGTTTCCCCATTCAGTATGCCGTGACCTGGCCCGATCGCGTGCCGAACAATCTCAAACCGCTCGATTTTGCCCAGCTCGCTGCACTTACTTTTGAGGCACCGCGCACCCAGGACTTCCCAGCGCTCGATCTCGCCCGCCACGCAGGCAGCACTGGCGGCACACTCCCCGCCGTGCTCAATGCGGCCAACGAAATCGCCGTCGCTGCCTTCCTGGAGGAGAAAATCAGCTTCCCCAGCATCTGGCGCATCGTCGAGCGCACCATGAGTGCCCACAGCACCACCGCGCACCCCAGCCTGGATCAAATCATCGCCGCAGACACCTGGGCCCGCGAGCACGCCAGTAGCTTGCTCTGA
- a CDS encoding segregation/condensation protein A: protein MEDTDYKVQLEIFEGPLDLLLYLIKKDEIDIYDVSLERITRQYLDYIDTFKMLNIELASEFIVMAANLMYIKSRELLPKDVQPPDEEADEDDPRWELIRQLVEYKKFKEAAGFLGIQEIKADEFFATTPELPDLEAPVVTMGQVGIFDLIRAFQRVLKRFENTDDFREIVNDRFTVADKIEELLTIVPEGGRMKFEDLFSSASSRGEVIVTFLAMLELIKLNHLQVEQEQLLGEIVIVRPAL, encoded by the coding sequence GTGGAAGACACCGACTACAAGGTCCAACTGGAGATTTTCGAGGGCCCCCTCGACCTACTGCTCTATCTCATCAAAAAAGATGAGATCGACATCTATGACGTGTCCCTGGAGCGTATCACGCGGCAGTACCTCGACTACATCGATACCTTCAAGATGCTGAACATCGAGCTCGCCAGCGAGTTCATCGTGATGGCAGCGAATTTGATGTACATCAAAAGCCGCGAGCTGCTGCCCAAGGATGTGCAGCCGCCCGATGAGGAGGCGGATGAAGATGATCCGCGCTGGGAGCTCATCCGCCAGCTCGTGGAATATAAGAAGTTCAAAGAAGCCGCAGGCTTCCTGGGCATCCAGGAGATCAAGGCGGACGAATTCTTTGCCACGACGCCGGAATTACCCGATCTGGAGGCTCCGGTGGTGACGATGGGGCAGGTGGGCATCTTTGACCTCATCCGCGCCTTCCAGCGGGTGCTGAAGCGCTTCGAGAATACCGATGACTTCCGCGAGATCGTCAATGACCGCTTCACTGTCGCTGACAAGATCGAGGAACTGCTCACCATCGTGCCAGAGGGTGGGCGGATGAAGTTTGAGGATCTTTTCTCCAGCGCTAGCAGCCGTGGTGAGGTGATCGTGACCTTCCTAGCCATGCTGGAGCTCATCAAGCTCAACCACCTCCAGGTCGAGCAGGAGCAGCTCCTCGGCGAGATCGTCATCGTACGCCCTGCACTCTGA
- a CDS encoding iron-sulfur cluster assembly accessory protein gives MTAIPPAAGPAVSIKIGSEKLIKVLPGASDRLLGLLRKQGRAEHGALRIAVVGGGCSGLQYKMDLVDGPANRDIVVTSAEVRVVIDPKSALFVTGSELDYSDDLQSGGFKVKNPNAVVTCSCGESFSA, from the coding sequence ATGACAGCTATCCCACCTGCCGCTGGACCGGCAGTTAGTATCAAAATCGGCAGCGAGAAGCTCATCAAGGTGCTCCCAGGGGCCTCTGACCGACTGCTGGGGCTCCTGCGGAAGCAGGGCCGTGCGGAACATGGTGCCCTGCGCATCGCGGTGGTGGGGGGCGGCTGCTCTGGTCTCCAATACAAGATGGATCTCGTGGATGGCCCGGCGAATCGGGACATCGTTGTCACCTCGGCGGAGGTGCGGGTGGTGATCGACCCCAAAAGCGCCCTTTTCGTCACCGGTTCCGAGCTTGATTACAGCGACGATCTGCAAAGTGGTGGCTTCAAAGTGAAAAACCCCAACGCCGTGGTCACTTGCTCCTGTGGGGAGAGCTTTTCCGCGTGA